One Anopheles marshallii chromosome 3, idAnoMarsDA_429_01, whole genome shotgun sequence genomic region harbors:
- the LOC128715022 gene encoding caldesmon, whose amino-acid sequence MIDDDEDDYEGYFLRPANEYNIKEKIIQANQESFAIPTPPSPRQHVSGERRVTFREQLVDYEPDDYSSEDDGYTGGGGGGGGGGGGGPGQKKTALIETVADVHRDGSEADGTNADTIIEELHLDDRGTTPEQDQDDEEIVVEEEQLAGDYDEDADGTDDRMEKHKTGVEGESVVSDEEDEVEEETVHEEQAEEEEEEEPTDGSSMDTEIHNPESSEDISSSPLKTYRSEADSRSGSGDSQAEETNPTEEEGNEDNEVHYEDDNDDDEQYYRGRSGTTSGNGAEHDSSSDGERPLEEHRAKRSSTCRRKCCRHKKSSGEKLPYYNGFRSEYGLSREELEEKKRRLEARRQRVRERQQRRTAEQRRKAQSNEEAFAAWLHGKLRNSINKHQNMYDVKQSGSSGRQPQQQQQQNPKYRRRNGIHTMQQISYG is encoded by the coding sequence ttCTTCGACCGGCTAACGAGTACAAcatcaaagaaaaaatcattcaagCGAACCAGGAATCGTTTGCTATTCCTACACCTCCGTCGCCACGTCAGCATGTGAGCGGTGAACGACGGGTAACCTTCCGGGAGCAGCTTGTCGACTACGAACCGGATGATTACAGCAGTGAGGATGATGGATAtacaggtggtggtggtggtggcggcggtggtggcggtggtggtccAGGTCAAAAGAAAACCGCCCTCATCGAAACGGTAGCTGATGTGCACCGGGATGGGAGCGAGGCGGATGGAACGAATGCTGACACGATCATCGAGGAGCTGCACCTGGACGATCGAGGCACGACACCGGAACAGGACCAGGACGACGAGGAGATAGTGGTAGAAGAGGAACAGCTGGCAGGTGACTACGATGAAGACGCAGATGGAACGGACGATCGCATGGAGAAACATAAGACTGGTGTAGAGGGTGAATCGGTAGTGTCGGACGAGGAGGATGAAGTGGAGGAGGAAACGGTTCACGAGGAGCAggcggaggaggaagaggaggaggaaccTACCGATGGATCTAGCATGGACACGGAGATCCACAACCCGGAGAGCAGTGAAGATATTAGCAGCAGCCCGTTGAAGACATATCGCAGCGAGGCCGACTCCCGTTCCGGGTCCGGAGATTCCCAGGCCGAAGAGACGAACCCCACAGAAGAGGAGGGGAACGAGGACAACGAGGTGCACTATGAAGACGataacgatgacgatgaacAGTACTACCGTGGTCGATCGGGTACGACGAGCGGGAACGGTGCGGAACATGACTCATCCTCCGACGGTGAACGTCCGCTTGAAGAGCATCGCGCGAAACGGTCGTCAACCTGCCGCCGGAAGTGCTGCCGGCATAAAAAGTCGTCCGGCGAAAAGCTACCGTACTACAACGGTTTCCGTTCCGAGTATGGACTGTCCCGGGAGGAGCTGGAAGAGAAGAAACGTCGGCTCGAAGCCCGACGGCAACGTGTCCGGGAGCGACAGCAGCGCCGTACCGCGGAACAGCGACGGAAGGCACAATCGAACGAGGAAGCGTTTGCGGCCTGGTTGCACGGAAAGTTACGCAACTCGATCAACAAGCATCAGAACATGTACGACGTGAAGCAGAGTGGATCGTCCGGTCGAcagccgcagcaacaacagcagcaaaacccaAAGTACCGCCGTCGGAATGGTATTCATACGATGCAGCAAATTTCCTACGGTTAG